A portion of the Mesobacillus sp. AQ2 genome contains these proteins:
- a CDS encoding EAL domain-containing protein, protein MYIFDIKTIALTVVFLIISSIMAVEFSRQVKKNTDRKKRRIALYSLLLAFTFLLTHIFVIISAGVPFSTGNFYLFFLLFYGICSIGAYSSLSLAQRDIANTPQYIYTSLLIAASIMIAEYTAFYIIFRDTIEIQWALAILSTFMVSVTSFLLLRFLMQITNEDIYEFIKKYKYWGSVFGGMALGGIPYIVLTSMMPITEGAGIQSFMAPFIYMALANLFFMLIPDLFGEKLIMKNVQSHLSLFSHNPDAVFRVDLQGSILNVNKEAVELTGYTANELTGLHFIELIGSSEEGEKIRKYYRRVLSGETKVIETSLKKADSTFAEVRITAVRIIVKNTTVGVFGIVRDITEQNKADKMIEYLAYHDELTNLPNRRNLEKVMAGLYIKDEIFSLIYLDFDRFKRINDTFGHSFGDKILVQIGRELAKVTPENCLVARIGGDEFAILVTEGNKPEIVAAEVIKAFQTPLFAGGMEFLITASIGIAHFPDDTSDLELLLKYADMAMYKAKENGTNHFQFFDESMVDQDVNKFELENELRNAINNDLLTVFYQPKYNAITNEITGAEALARWKHPRHGMIPPGVFIPIAEEANLIVPLERMIIRQVFSQLVAWKEQRYEVPRTSINISIIHFYQEDFVKFMQQSLKEYGLVGELIEIEVTESIMIKKEDSINEQLQALREIGIEVSIDDFGTGYSSLSYLSKLSVDRLKIDQSFVSHYQENREIISTIVSMATNLKLKVIAEGVETESQINLLKSLGCQEVQGYYYSPPLPSNEYEAMMNRELLAN, encoded by the coding sequence ATGTACATATTTGACATAAAAACAATAGCTTTGACCGTTGTCTTTTTAATCATTTCATCAATCATGGCGGTCGAATTCAGCAGACAGGTCAAAAAAAATACGGATAGAAAAAAACGAAGAATCGCTCTGTATTCACTGCTTCTGGCATTTACCTTTTTATTGACACATATTTTCGTGATCATTTCAGCAGGTGTTCCGTTTTCAACGGGCAACTTCTATTTATTTTTTCTTCTGTTCTATGGCATTTGCTCGATAGGAGCATACTCATCTTTGAGCCTTGCGCAAAGAGATATTGCTAATACGCCACAGTACATATACACAAGTCTGTTGATCGCCGCCAGCATTATGATTGCAGAGTATACCGCATTCTATATCATTTTCAGAGATACAATTGAGATCCAGTGGGCTTTAGCGATTTTAAGCACTTTCATGGTGTCAGTCACATCCTTTTTGCTGCTCAGGTTCCTGATGCAGATTACGAATGAGGATATCTATGAGTTTATAAAAAAATATAAGTATTGGGGGAGTGTCTTTGGCGGCATGGCCTTAGGCGGAATCCCTTATATTGTCCTGACTTCGATGATGCCGATCACCGAAGGGGCAGGAATCCAATCCTTTATGGCACCATTTATCTATATGGCCCTGGCTAATTTATTCTTTATGCTGATTCCAGACCTTTTCGGCGAAAAATTGATCATGAAGAATGTCCAGTCTCATTTATCCTTGTTCAGCCATAATCCCGATGCAGTCTTCAGGGTTGATTTACAGGGGTCTATCCTGAATGTGAATAAAGAGGCTGTTGAGCTGACAGGCTATACAGCGAATGAACTCACTGGTCTCCATTTTATCGAGTTGATTGGCAGCAGCGAAGAAGGGGAGAAAATCAGGAAATATTACCGGAGAGTGTTGAGCGGCGAGACCAAAGTGATTGAAACCTCTTTGAAAAAGGCGGATTCAACCTTCGCCGAAGTGAGAATCACGGCCGTAAGGATCATCGTTAAAAATACAACTGTTGGTGTCTTTGGAATTGTCAGGGACATTACTGAACAAAACAAGGCAGACAAAATGATTGAGTACCTTGCGTATCACGATGAACTGACCAATTTGCCGAACAGACGCAATTTAGAGAAAGTGATGGCAGGATTGTACATTAAGGATGAAATCTTTTCTTTGATTTACCTTGATTTTGACCGTTTTAAAAGGATCAATGACACGTTTGGCCACTCGTTTGGTGATAAGATTCTCGTGCAAATCGGCAGGGAACTTGCAAAGGTGACACCTGAGAACTGCCTGGTTGCCAGAATCGGCGGTGATGAGTTCGCGATTCTCGTGACGGAAGGGAATAAGCCGGAAATCGTCGCAGCAGAAGTGATCAAGGCGTTCCAGACACCGCTATTTGCCGGGGGAATGGAGTTCCTGATTACGGCAAGTATCGGGATTGCCCATTTTCCAGATGATACAAGCGATCTTGAGCTGTTGCTGAAGTACGCCGACATGGCTATGTATAAAGCGAAGGAGAACGGAACGAATCACTTCCAGTTTTTTGACGAAAGCATGGTCGATCAGGATGTCAATAAATTTGAACTGGAGAATGAATTGCGTAACGCAATCAATAATGATTTGCTTACTGTTTTCTATCAGCCAAAGTACAATGCCATCACAAATGAAATAACCGGGGCAGAAGCATTAGCAAGATGGAAGCATCCCCGCCACGGAATGATTCCTCCAGGAGTGTTCATCCCGATTGCCGAGGAGGCAAATTTGATTGTTCCGCTTGAGAGGATGATCATCAGGCAGGTGTTCAGTCAGCTTGTCGCCTGGAAGGAGCAGAGGTACGAGGTTCCGCGGACATCCATCAATATCTCGATCATCCATTTTTATCAGGAGGATTTCGTAAAGTTCATGCAGCAATCTCTTAAAGAGTATGGTCTAGTGGGTGAATTGATTGAAATCGAAGTGACCGAAAGTATCATGATCAAGAAGGAAGACAGCATTAATGAACAGCTTCAGGCCCTGAGAGAAATTGGGATTGAAGTGAGCATCGATGATTTTGGAACAGGGTACAGCTCATTGAGCTATTTGAGCAAGCTTTCAGTCGATCGCCTGAAGATCGACCAAAGCTTCGTTTCACACTACCAGGAAAATCGCGAAATTATTTCTACGATCGTTTCCATGGCAACGAACCTTAAGTTGAAGGTCATTGCCGAGGGAGTGGAGACAGAATCACAGATTAACTTGCTGAAGTCACTGGGCTGCCAGGAAGTCCAGGGCTATTACTATTCGCCGCCTTTGCCATCGAATGAATACGAAGCCATGATGAACAGGGAGCTCCTTGCGAATTAA
- the sugE gene encoding quaternary ammonium compound efflux SMR transporter SugE, giving the protein MAWIFLVIAGIFEVVWAIGLKYTEGFTKLIPSLITLAGMAISFYFLSMAVKTLPIGTAYAIWTGIGAAGAVILGMILFGEPRNLLRLMFVAFILIGIIGLKATSGSN; this is encoded by the coding sequence ATGGCTTGGATTTTTTTAGTAATAGCTGGCATATTTGAAGTGGTTTGGGCAATTGGCCTGAAATATACAGAGGGATTCACGAAGCTAATACCTTCATTAATTACGCTGGCAGGGATGGCAATAAGCTTCTATTTTTTATCGATGGCTGTCAAAACACTGCCGATTGGCACCGCATATGCTATCTGGACAGGGATTGGTGCGGCAGGTGCCGTCATTCTTGGAATGATCCTGTTCGGGGAGCCGCGTAATCTTTTGAGGCTGATGTTTGTCGCCTTCATCTTAATCGGGATTATTGGTCTGAAGGCAACATCCGGAAGCAATTAA